Within the Coturnix japonica isolate 7356 linkage group LGE22C19W28_E50C23, Coturnix japonica 2.1, whole genome shotgun sequence genome, the region ACCATCCCCAAGCCGCCCTGCTACAAGATTAAGCAGAGCTCTAATCTCAGCCGAGCAGCAAGACTTGGTCAATAACTCCCAATCTCTCCGCTTGTTAGTTTATCTGGTGGGGATTAAGCAGGGAGGTTCCTGAACTTGTATTATAATAGGATggttggaaataaaaagagggggaaaaagggatgtatgtgtgtgtgtatgtgtgtgtgccagggctggagctgccccaTCCCTATGCTGTTCTatggggagcacagagctggtggcACCCATAAGGTGTCCAAGAGTGAGACCTGAGTGCCCCATATTaaggtgggaggggggggttggaCCCTCCTCACCCTACACACCCATCGTGGAGCACCCCAAGGTCAGACAGCCCCACCAAGGGCAGGGTAGGGATGTACCCTGGGGTGCCAGGTGGATTCATGGCATCTTTAGAGCTCTCTGGGTCCTGTTAGCAGTGTGTTCCCCATTATcaatggggctgggaatggTGGCTGAGATGGGATGGTGTTGGGATGTGGGGTGTTCTTTGTATGAGGGATGCTACGGAGATACGGGATGATTTGGAGCCATGGGATGCTCCATAGATGTTGAATGTTTTGGATATATGGGATGCTCCAGATGGGGGACGGCCATGGGAAGTGGGTTGGCCTCAGGATGTGGGGTGTTCTAGTGATAGATTATGGGATGCTGCAGAGGAATGGGGTCCTCCAGAGATGGAGGATGCTCCAGAGATGCTGAAAGTTCAAGAGATGTGGGATGTTCTGGAGATATGGGATGCCTTGTTGATATGGGGTGCTCTGTTGATATGGGATGCTCTGTAGATATGGGATGATCTGTAGATATGGGATGCTCTTATTGATATGGGATGCTCTGTAGATATGGGATGCTCTTATTGATATGGGATGCTCTTTAGATATGGGATGCTCTGTAGATATGGGATGCTCCATAGATATGGGATGCCCTGTTGATATGGGATGCTCTGTAAATATGGGATGCTCTGTTGATATGGGATGCTCTGTAGATGTGGGATGCTCCATAGATATGGGATGCCTTGTTGATATGGGATGCTCTTATTGATATGGGATGCTCTTATTGATATGGGATTCTCTTATTGATATGGGATGCTCCATTGATATGGGATGCCCTGTAGATATGGGATGCTCTGTGGATGTGGGATGCCTTGTAGATATGGGATGCTCTTATTGATATAGGATGCTCTGTTGATATGGGGTGCCCTGTTGATATGGGATGCTCTGTAGATATGGGATGCTCTTATTGATATGGGATGCTCTGTAGATATGGGATGCTCTGTAGATATGGGATGCTCTGCGGATTTGGGATGCTCTGTGGATATGGGATGCCTTGTAGATATGGGATGCTCTGTAGATATGGGATGACTTGTAGATATGGGATGCTCTGTAGATATGGGATGCTCTTATTGATATGGGGTGCTCTGTAGATATGGGATGCTCCATAGTTATGGGATGCTCTTATTGATATGGGATGCTCNTGGGATGCTCCATAGATATGGGATGCTCTTATTGATATGGGATGCTCCATAGATATGGGATGCTCTTATTGATGTGGGATGCTCTGTAGATATGGGATGCTCTGTTGATATGGGATGCTCTTATTGATATGGGATGCTCTGTAGATATGGGATGCTCCATAGATATGGGATGCTCTTATTGATATGGGATGCTCTGTGGATGTGGGATGCTCTGTAGATGTGGGATACCTTGTAGATATGGGATGCTCTGTAGATATGGGATGCTCTTATTGATAGATATGGGATGCTCTGTGGATGTGGGACACTCCAGATGCAGGATGGATGGAGCAGATGCTGGGGGAACGCCGGCCCTAATCCCTTGGCCCCGGCCCTGCTGCGTAAACACTCTGTACAGCTTTGCAAACAGATTGAAGCACGGCTGATCTGGAGCGCAGCGCGGAGCTTAGGGGCTTCATGGAGCCAGCAGTGGGATTTAGGTGAATTCCCCACCctgagctgtgggatggggggcCCAGCCcggctctgtggggctgtggggatgtggggaggggggctggATCTTCCCCAGTCTCCTAGACCCTAATAGGGTATGGAGGGAGGTGTGTGGGGTTGGGGAGAGCTGCCCTCAGATGAATGGGAATGCGGTTGCTGTGGGGTGATCTGATCCCAAAACCTTCTGCCTTCATCTCCTTTGGGTTTATGGGCATCCTCCACCATTTGGGGTCACATCTGCATCTCAGATCCTGGAGCAAAGGGGGATCTACCCCAACATGGGGCCACCTCCAGCACCGTGGCAGGAAGAGATGctctctgagagctgcagggatgggttGGGTGCTTTGTATCATGGTCCCAGCTTTTCAACCACCCCATTTTAACCCTATTTAAACCCAATTGATGGCCACGCTGAGCGGATATCCCAACACACCCCACATCCCTGTGTGCCATCCTCAATGCCAAcactgtgtccctatggggacCACGCACAGCTCCTCACCCATAGGACCACATTGACcagcaagaaaagcaagctGCCAAAATCTtctgtgtcccccccccaacccaaccccaaaagGGGGGTGGAAAAGACGATTAACTCGAGAACCAGCAGCCTGATATTTCAGCTTAGTGGGAAAATCCTCGTGGTTTCCCAAGCTGGCCACATTAGGAGCTCAGTGGCTCCACGGCGTTATCAGATTACAAACAATATCAGAATTACAGCTTTTAAAGCTGGGTTTTACAGGGGCTTAGCAATTAtacagccaccccataggggGAAGAGggggtggtttggggttgggACCCTCTGGGAATACCCAAAGGAGCACCCAAAGGGGGTCCCTGCTGTATATCCAGGGGGAGTTGTTACATAGGATTGCATGTGTATAGGTGTGTGCATGCACGTGTATaggtgtgtgcatgcatgtacaTGACCCAGGAGCATGGGTAAGGAAGGTTACTGGGTCTTTGCACACACGTGTGCGttgctccatcccagccatGCACCCCTCACCCACCCATGTCCCCCTCTGAGTTGGGGGCATAGGAGATCCCCCATTGCACATCCCCAATCCCTTTGCAaagaggctgcagctgcagccccccccccccccccagagaGCCCCTCACCGTGCACAGCTTGCAGGGATGTGACACTCAGTGGATCCCATTGGGTTCAATGCAGCAGCCggcgtggggctgggggggacaGGGAGGCCCAGAGCTGCGTGGGGACACGTGGCACAGCCCCACAttggggggtggagggaggagAGGTCCCCATGGTTTTGGGGACAGCTGTGGGGCACGGGTGCAGGAGCAAtatgctgagcagcagtgcaatGCACACACTGAGTGTGGATGGGGGGAGGTGGGACACTCGTGCATGCACACCTGTGTGTGCACCTTTGCACGTTGCTCTGCTTGAGCTGATGAGTGAGTGCGTGTAGATCTGCATGGGAGTGTGCAAAAGGACCTGTGCAAAGAGACAGGGGTCAGATACCACCATCCtcacccctccatccccactcCATCACCATGGGGACCCTCCTAGGTTCACCCAGAGCCCCTCAACCCCCCCTTCTACCCCCACTTGGGGACCCTCTTGGGTTCACCCCgaccccagcccaccccctACTAACCCCAACACTTCCCCTTTGGGGTCACACCTCCCATCGTTCCCCCCCATCACCACGTTAACAAGTAGAAGGACATCCCCAGGGTGACATTGCTTCAAACAAGACCACAACTTTATTATATGAGCTAAAAACCccaattctgctttctttacaaAAGGATAAACATTTGCTCTCCGTACAAAAGGGATCTGGGGGGGCTGAGGAAGGGTAGGGGGGGGTTGGTTGGTGGGAAGGGACATCCAAATTCCCACCTCGATACAGAACAGCTCTGTATGATGGCAAGGTTTTGCCCAGCTGGGCTCACCAGGCCAATGGGATTTGCTGGTGCAGTTGCTTGGATTTGGgtgaaaaaaaccacaaattaTTGCATAGCCTTCCAAGTTATTGCTCATAGAAATACGCAGGGATGAGCTGGGAGCTGACGGGCACCATCCGAAGGATGAGAAGTATCAGTGTTAAATACGGAGCTCACCACGATGATGGGTTACCCTGGGGTTGAGGGCTGGGGTTACTCAATGGAAAATGGATCATCGGGGTATGGAGggggaaataaattaaataaataacgGCTAATAAATAATCCCGGAGTGGTGGAAAACGTGATGAGAACCCCCCAGCAATGCatggggatgggaaaggagGAACGGGGGTAAGGAAATAAGTTAGGCAGCATCAGCACCCCgagtaaataataaataaaacaggggAAGAAGAAGATGAACTTCTTTGGGCTGGATGTCTTCGGGTACAGCAAGGGTCAGGGCTCAGCCTGGGTATGGACATCCATGAAGGCATCACATCCGTGCACCCACAATCCCAACCAAGGGATCAGGAGTGAGGAGTAGGGCTCAGGAGGGGGATGGAGTCCTACAGTGGAGGAGGATGGAGTCCTACAATGATGCTCTGAAGGAGGATGGAGTCCTACAATGATGCTCTGGAGGAGGATGGAGTCCTACAGTGATGCTCAGGAGGAGGATGGAGTCCTACAGCGATGCTCAGGAGGAGGATGGAGTCCTACAGTGATGCTCAGCAGTTTCCCACCTGGCCCCATAGAAGGAACGCCATCACTCTGGTTACATCTCTTATAGAAAGGGACCCACACTGTGGCTGATCTCTCTGCCCCAAGAGTTTGGGTCTACCTCTGTTGGTCCCCGAGGTTGGGATGGAGCTGAGGAAGGTGTGAGCCTGGCTGGTTCACAGTAATGGGGTTCTCTGTTGGATGGGAAGCATCATGGGGGAAAAATCCCTTTGGGTTCTGGCAGGTGGTCCTGGGAGCCCATTGGGGAAGCACGGCATCATTGGGGTGAAGGGAAGGGACACGGGTTGGAGCCCACCTGGAGCAGGACACATCACTCAcagcatccctctgccccaAGGTGAGTCAGGATGGTGTGGCAAACCAGAGACGTGGGGCAGGATCCCATGGAGCAAAGGTGGGAAACGCTGTGGGGCAAAGGCTCCTCCATGAGCATCCCtggtggatggggatggggatggggggatacAACCCTCAGGCTCCTCCACCCCAAATGGGTTCAGCTCATGGAGAAGACCCACATACACAGTCACTCCTTAGAGCTGGTTCTGCTTCGAAGCCCACATCCCCCCATGGAAAGGTGTGATGCTCAATGGAGGTGTGGGACTCCGCAGTGCAGTGGCTCTCAGGAAGGGTTTACATGGCTCCTGGGGATggctctgaaaagcagcacgGTGACACGAGTGGGAGGGGACAGGAGGACCACGGGGATATCCCATGGGGCTCAGGAGTCCACCACACTGCCCCACAGCAGTGATTTCCTCGCTCCCATTGAGCTCCATTCATAAAAGAGCTCCTCAACGTGGCCCATCACTGCACCAAGAGTCTGGATCCGACCCTGCTTTGCTACTCGTTGAAGATGGCATTGAGTTGAGGCCCAGCCACGTGGTGAGGGTAGGACTCATAGCTCATGTCTATGGGGATCTCATAGCGGGGCACTGCGTTTTGGAAGTGGGTGGGATGTCCATGTGCACCAGCCAGGCTGACTGAAGGGTAGTGAGCCATAAAGGCGTAGGGTTTATCCAGGTCTGGAGAGCCATCCTGCTTCAAGGAGAAGTTCCCACTGATGCTCAGGGGCGGCGTGAGGGGACCCTCGTATGGGGGAGTGGTGCAGTCGGGGGGGTTCCCAAAAGAAGCATCCACCAGGCTCTTGAAGGCGGGGGGCTTTAGGTGCAGCAGGTGGGTTTCCATTGAGCCATAGGGGGGgctgggcagccctggggaCTGGTAGGTGAAGGAGTGGCTGGAAATGGCCGACTCACACCCCGGGGTCTTCTCCTCATGCTTATCCAGGAATAAGGTCTGCggtcccagctgcaggcagccgGCCACCAAGTTACTGGTGGGTTGGGATAAACCTTTGCAGAGCATCTCCACGAAGCTCTTCCCTTCTGGAGTCTGCCCCGTTTCGAGCACCTCGGACAGAGCCCAGATGTAATTCCTTGCCAACCTCAACGTCTCAATCTTGGACAGCTTCTGGGTTTTGGAATAACAGGGCATCACCCTCCTCAGGTTATCCAGGGCATCGTTCAGTCCATGCATCCTTGTGCGCTCACGAGCGTTGGCTTTCACCCTCCGAGCCCTGAACCtctccaacctggccttggtcatcttcttcttctttggTCCTCTTCTCTTCGGCTTCTCCCcatcatcctcttcctcctcttcctcctcgaTGCTGTCGTGCTCTTCGTTCAAGCCCGGCACCAACCCAAAAGTTCCTTGCCTGCCGTTCTCTGCCTTCAGCTCATCCTTGGAGCTCAGAGCTTCATCCATCCAGCTCTGGGTGCCCACCAGCTCTGCCATCTCCTTGGGTTTGGTGTAAGTCTTCGTCATCCCTCAGCTCTGCAATGAGGAGGGGGGGAGAAAACAGGAGATGTCAACCAAATCCAGCAGGAACACTGAGACCATAAGGAAATCAAGTCATCCCCCCCCCAAAGGGGCACCCCTTCTGTCCACCTACAGCACCTGTCCCTACAATAACCTCCAATGGGTTTTATGATAAGCTCCTTGTTGCAGTATGGGGCATGCAGCAGCCCGAGTCTGATTTACCCTAAAAGGTTGAGTTTTGGACAACATGAAAGGGGCAGTGATCAGCTCTCCATCTCCCATCCAACACACAGCACCAGGAGCCAAGGAAGACTTTTCCtaagagctttatttttttagaggAATTCAACTTCTCTGagcttattttctgttattttgggTTATTCTCAGCCAAGAGTTTGGCTCTGACCTCCTTATCTCCTCCAACCTGAGCATGTTTTATCAGCCTATCCTTTACCTCTGCCTTAAGAGCACAAAGCAGCCGTGGTTTCATGTCCATCAGCCCCACGGATCCTGTCACCGTGCCCGACTCATTTAATAAAGCTTAACATCTAAGCAGCTTTGCTGAAAGTGTGCTGCCCAAACCCTGGGTCCACCACCCCATCCACCCCACGCGGAAAATCCTACTTTTAATATGCAAGATGGGGACGGTGGGCTGGATTAGGGTGTTCAATGCATCCACCGTAGCCCAGGAGGACCGTG harbors:
- the NEUROD4 gene encoding neurogenic differentiation factor 4, which produces MTKTYTKPKEMAELVGTQSWMDEALSSKDELKAENGRQGTFGLVPGLNEEHDSIEEEEEEEDDGEKPKRRGPKKKKMTKARLERFRARRVKANARERTRMHGLNDALDNLRRVMPCYSKTQKLSKIETLRLARNYIWALSEVLETGQTPEGKSFVEMLCKGLSQPTSNLVAGCLQLGPQTLFLDKHEEKTPGCESAISSHSFTYQSPGLPSPPYGSMETHLLHLKPPAFKSLVDASFGNPPDCTTPPYEGPLTPPLSISGNFSLKQDGSPDLDKPYAFMAHYPSVSLAGAHGHPTHFQNAVPRYEIPIDMSYESYPHHVAGPQLNAIFNE